A DNA window from Danio aesculapii chromosome 1, fDanAes4.1, whole genome shotgun sequence contains the following coding sequences:
- the ints12 gene encoding integrator complex subunit 12 — translation MAGTVSLELDPIFLKGLGYLHSKSKDSAEKLKALLDESLARGSDSIYRTSIKEAEVSKVSLPKMTKQDSKSSSSSSASSSITSSSSKSSTSEKSKKESEKRTLEKIRVDPGEGVEPPKKPRLEKQDSHSSPIAFQTKDIPIPDFTDIDETNADDFAMEMGLACVVCRQMTVTSGNQLVECQECHNLYHQECHKPQVTDKDVNDPRLVWYCARCTRQMKRMAQKTQKPPQKPAPALATTVPLLKDPLVKKAELKPKPETTGSFQAFKRTEVKASAASGNSSSSSSSSSSLPPGLTGWAAFTKATSNVGPSSTKLSTSQPGNSKTSPAASGSKPVGLSALANVKPALATKPSGGSSAGSGNGNNGSGTVPLKAPPPLTLGKQVLSRSASGDSLGKMTVTGSLSPGAAPSSSLGGNGGSGGNGGGNGGNSAGSSSSSGNNNGAKTSADGKAPTSQESQLNAMKRLQMVKKKAAQKKLKK, via the exons ATGGCTGGAACAGTAAGTCTAGAGTTAGACCCCATCTTTCTGAAGGGACTGGGGTATCTTCACTCCAAGAGCAAAGACTCAGCAGAGAAACTCAAGGCCCTGCTAGATGAGTCTTTAGCCAGAGGCAGTGACTCCATCTATAGGACTTCAATTAAG GAAGCTGAAGTGAGCAAAGTGTCATTGCCAAAAATGACCAAACAAGACTCCAAATCCTCCTCAAGTTCCTCAGCATCATCATCCATAACCAGCAGCAGCAGTAAATCAAGCACCTCAGAGAAGTCCAAGAAAGAGAGTGAGAAAAGAACTTTGGAAAAA ATTAGGGTTGATCCTGGAGAAGGAGTGGAGCCGCCTAAGAAACCTCGTTTAGAGAAGCAGGATAGTCATTCCTCTCCGATTGCTTTTCAAACCAAGGACATTCCCATCCCAGATTTCACAGATATTGATGAAACCAACGCAGATGACTTTGCCATGGAAATGGGTCTTGCTTGTGTGGTTTGTCG ACAAATGACTGTCACTTCTGGCAATCAACTTGTAGAGTGTCAAGAATGTCATAATCTTTATCATCAAGAGTGCCACAAACCTCAGGTTACTGACAAGGACGTGAATGACCCGCGGCTGGTGTGGTACTGTGCTCGGTGCACCAGGCAAATGAAAAGAATG GCCCAAAAGACTCAGAAACCACCACAAAAGCCAGCTCCTGCTTTGGCAACAACTGTACCTTTGTTGAAAGATCCACTAGTCAAGAAAGCCGAACTAAAGCCAAAACCTGAAACGACAGGTTCATTCCAGGCCTTTAAGAGAACAGAGGTCAAG gCATCTGCAGCATCAGGAAACTCATCCAGCAGCAGTAGCAGCAGCTCGTCTTTGCCTCCGGGTCTTACTGGATGGGCCGCCTTCACCAAGGCAACTTCAAATGTAGGACCTTCCAGCACCAAGTTGAGCACCAGTCAGCCAGGTAACAGTAAAACATCCCCAGCTGCCTCAGGCTCCAAACCTGTGGGTCTCTCTGCTCTGGCCAATGTTAAACCAGCTCTGGCCACTAAACCTTCGGGTGGAAGCAGTGCCGGAAGTGGCAATGGAAACAACGGTTCTGGTACGGTACCCTTAAAAGCACCTCCTCCGCTCACTCTTGGTAAACAGGTGTTAAGCCGCTCAGCGAGTGGAGATAGTTTGGGGAAAATGACTGTGACTGGCTCATTGTCACCTGGAGCGGCACCTTCTAGTAGCCTGGGTGGCAATGGTGGGTCAGGAGGCAATGGAGGGGGCAACGGGGGCAATAGTGCTGGGAGTAGCAGCAGCAGTGGCAACAACAATGGAGCAAAAACCTCTGCTGATGGCAAGGCACCCACTTCCCAAGAGTCTCAGCTCAATGCTATGAAACGACTGCAGATGGTGAAGAAGAAAGCAGCACAGAAAAAACTGAAGAAATGA